The Propionispora vibrioides genome includes the window GAAGATCTGACAGAGTTCCTGGACTTCTTAAACCAGCATAAGGACTAACCGCTTGGTCTCGTTTTGCTATGTGCACGTAAAGCTTTATAGTTATATTTTCCCTTTATATTCTTGGCTGATGGGTTGGTTTCCCTGCTACCATAAGCGGCTCACAGAATTATTTAAAAGAAATAGTTAAAGCTGAAATAAAGCAGTTACAAGAGACATAACCGACAAACCATCAATAGGCTTCACCCGGAACCATTAGGGCTCCCGTTGTCACGAAATGCCCGGCTGCATCATTCCCCGTCAGTTACCGGCAGCCACTGGCCTTCTCAAGAATAATCGCCGGGCCTGTACTGCCAACCTCCCCGCCATGGGTGTAGCCGACCACCGCAAAATCTTCCGACAAACGCCGGGCTAAGGCTTCATAGTTGGAGTCTTTTCCCCGTATGCAAGAGGACAGATGAACCACGTCCACCGCTTTTTTCTTTAATGTAGCGATCTTCTTTTCCAGATCGCCTCCGTTATGGGTAAAAGCGACCAACTCTACATCGTTACAGTCTGCATAGCGGGCAAAAGAGTCAAGCCGTTGGAAAAAAGCGTTCATACACCCGCTGCCCGTACAACGCCGCATCGTTTCCTCCCGCACGATAATTGCTATTTTCATACCGCACCTCTTCTTTATTCATATAACATATCGCTTTCTTGTTAATTCTATGCTTCGGACCCGCTGCCTGCAGTGATTCAGGTCACAGTACAGCCGCACCACCGGCATATTCCATCATCTTTTGAGTATCTGCCATCAATGATAAAGACGGTCCTGTTATTTTCCCGCACGGAAACTAACAGGACCGTCTTTATCATTTTCGGATAGAAAAGTTATTGTACTTTCAAAGTGGGTAGGCCACTAGCTCAAAGCCGCTACCGCCAAACTATGAACACATAGCCTTCACCGCTCAGCCGGTTTTGATTCAATCGGAAACCGTATGGTAAAGGCCGTACCTTCACCACAAACGCTGGCCACCGCTACCGTCGCTCCGTGCAATTCAATGATCTGCCGGGCAATAGCCAAGCCCAGCCCGGTACCATGACTGGCACGAGATTTATCCGCCTTATAAAATCGCTCCCAGATATAGGGCAAGTCATTGGGGGCAATGCCTGCGCCGGTATCGGCAATGGTCAAAACCGCTTCGGCACTTTCTTGCATCAGTTGAACGGTAATTTGCCCGCCCGACGGCGTAAATTTCAAAGCGTTATCCATCAGGATAAGCACCAATTGTGTCAATCGATCACCATCACCCTGAATGGGAGGAACGG containing:
- a CDS encoding CGGC domain-containing protein, which translates into the protein MKIAIIVREETMRRCTGSGCMNAFFQRLDSFARYADCNDVELVAFTHNGGDLEKKIATLKKKAVDVVHLSSCIRGKDSNYEALARRLSEDFAVVGYTHGGEVGSTGPAIILEKASGCR